A single region of the Salvia miltiorrhiza cultivar Shanhuang (shh) chromosome 8, IMPLAD_Smil_shh, whole genome shotgun sequence genome encodes:
- the LOC130998228 gene encoding uncharacterized protein LOC130998228: MTDESKRLLKEHCSSFSPVILGVIEPKKALRKIRQNFWTSVNLVPNLCFRVAIIHGANEQTLRRDLWRDLLHFTSGNTVFIGDFNAVKGANERISTASLARSSCMEFCSFIDDTCFIESPTDGLRFTWSGRRFLPRHVESILDRALFSQSFADLWDSVTTSVLPRVTSDHSPLVLRCNRFCYSGKRQFRFLNMWVLHPTFQEMVRTSWQNTVSTSCPILLVMLKLKRLRSVIKNWNKEIFGNVDLRIAEFQRQLAITQGKISDTGYTDTLFDEEMGLQAELNVALTQKNNLLQQKSRAIWLQDGDINTSFFHRLKKFKKWKTSITRLLVNGVDTYDQHTIEQHVVGHFSALFSDDGSPHADPLEVEALIEHSVSEDQNHTLVCIPDESEIAAAVFGMDSNSAPGPDGFSGKFFHICWEILKTDVVKAVQTFFSRSYLSTGCNSSTMILIPKKEVVSSVSDLRPIVLSNFLFKIISKILASRLSVVAATHVAANQFDFISGRNIHDCVMLSSEGFNCMQRTNRGYNMAYKIDIKKAFDTIHWEFIVQVLRANGYHETFIRWIYIIFQSARLSILFNGKLSGYFACSRGVRQGDPLSPILFGIAEDVLSRLISSCVDSRHLVPMGFSRTAHFPTHLFYADDIILFCTATVRNARKIQDILTYYGSIFGQICSQEKSNIYFGSKVPTERRRAIQRAMGFTIGNLPVIYLGVPIFIRRPRASYFMPIFDRIVQKFARWKGLQLSIAGRLCLVCSVIQSSIVHSMMVYRWPKSLLHSLDKKCRNFVWTGNIDERPKCSVSWGRVCAPKEEGGLGIKSITLMNQSFLMKLAWKMIKGVDWAHKIMRSRYLTPFGYAKEQIANSSIWIGVKHEINNLVEDSYICVNRGDNTYFWRDDWLGYKLVDRLSIPHFMHDYLQFSVQDYYYDGLWHFSASFVNKFPDIVADILLVPMGEEQDARFWKHSLKGEVSAALAFSSKCHHFPKVKWGKWIWENYIPVRRSILCWRVLHERLPTMDILIRQGLTAPNGCPICFLEAESISHIMWSCSKIRPLWTALLSWFGKEDFLNSLDIHSFLVIAWNTHFSTQVLTIWKPAILTLMWKIWDARNAVIFEDLQFSSQSILAFVKAFLKELDVNFQKLGTMDNTWSDYLITRELGVRGRVAPPPRMIEVHWWPPVDHWVKVNTDGSADGAPGNIAAGGVFRDNWASVRGCFHIKGGTGYAFEAELLAVITAINIAHDRGWHYLWVEADSMYVVHLLESRSTDVPWRFIASWINVLKILNDFRLMVTHIYREGNQPADIMANGNRQEGWWPFAIDEIKLAVSRDMSSHSHGAALVVDVLSRWFLPMIFVSVWNSLCEDSALPGVSAMLDRVLAALVNRWLGNLLVRAFVRALGRHVAWECVGDDDDAESWVRAQHGICGCSDVSWSSWGWSGSGAFPCPGELGSGVKLVGLFWISTSSLGVGFWWDSAEAVIDELSLGVLSPPLFCLHDTQGLCRLSLVRTVWFPCLICVFCSLFFCVGKPSNLEVMVRPEPLKLSHLRFLSHLCFNEYSFSPLRIFPRGFALEGF, from the exons ATGACGGACGAATCCAAGCGTTTGCTCAAAGAACATTGTAGTTCTTTTTCTCCTGTTATCTTGGGTGTTATTGAACCTAAGAAAGCTCTTCGTAAAATTCGCCAAAATTTCTGGACTTCAGTGAATTTGGTCCCG AATCTTTGTTTTCGAGTCGCCATTATTCATGGGGCTAATGAACAAACTCTTAGACGTGATCTTTGGAGAGATTTGCTTCACTTTACTTCTGGAAACACCGTTTTTATTGGggattttaatgcggtgaaaggtgCTAATGAAAGAATCAGCACTGCTTCTCTGGCCAGGAGCTCGTGTATGGAGTTTTGTTCCTTTATTGATGATACTTGCTTTATCGAGTCCCCTACTGACGGGTTGCGTTTTACTTGGTCGGGACGTCGCTTTCTTCCTCGTCATGTGGAATCCATTCTTGACAGAGCTCTGTTCTCTCAGAGTTTTGCTGATCTTTGGGACTCGGTCACCACTTCGGTCCTTCCTCGTGTTACTTCTGACCACTCTCCTCTCGTTTTAAGATGCAATCGTTTTTGCTATTCTGGCAAACGTCAGTTCCGTTTCTTGAACATGTGGGTTCTTCATCCTACGTTTCAGGAGATGGTCCGTACTTCGTGGCAGAATACCGTTAGCACTAGTTGCCCGATTCTTCTTGTGATGCTGAAGCTTAAGCGGCTTCGCTCTGTTATTAAGAACTGGAATAAGGAGATCTTTGGGAACGTTGATTTGAGGATTGCGGAGTTTCAGCGACAGTTAGCTATCACTCAGGGAAAGATTTCGGATACTGGTTATACTGATACTTTATTTGATGAGGAGATGGGTTTACAGGCTGAGCTGAATGTGGCGCTTACGCAGAAAAATAATCTCTTGCAGCAGAAAAGCAGGGCTATCTGGTTGCAAGATGGGGACATAAATACTTCTTTTTTCCACAGATTGAAGAAGTTTAAAAAATGGAAAACGTCGATCACTCGGCTTCTTGTTAATGGAGTGGACACTTATGATCAGCATACCATTGAGCAGCATGTTGTTGGGCATTTTTCAGCTCTGTTTTCTGATGATGGCAGCCCGCACGCTGATCCTTTGGAGGTGGAGGCGCTCATTGAGCATTCTGTTTCTGAGGATCAGAATCATACTTTAGTTTGTATTCCTGATGAAAGTGAGATTGCGGCGGCGGTTTTTGGTATGGATTCCAACAGTGCTCCTGGACCGGATGGCTTTTCGGGAAAGTTCTTTCATATTTGTTGGGAGATCCTTAAGACGGATGTGGTTAAGGCGGTTCAGACTTTCTTCTCTAGATCCTATCTTTCCACGGGTTGTAATTCGAGCACTATGATCCTTATTCCTAAAAAGGAGGTTGTTTCTTCTGTGTCTGACCTTCGTCCCATTGTGCTTTCGAATTTCTTATTCAAAATCATTTCAAAGATTCTGGCTTCGAGGCTTAGTGTGGTGGCTGCCACTCATGTGGCTGCTAACCAATTTGACTTTATCAGTGGTCGGAATATTCATGACTGCGTTATGCTCAGCTCTGAGGGGTTCAACTGTATGCAAAGGACAAATCGGGGTTACAATATGGcctataaaattgatatcaaaaaAGCCTTTGACACTATTCATTGGGAGTTCATTGTGCAAGTTCTGAGGGCGAACGGATATCATGAGACTTTTATCAGGTGGATTTATATCATCTTTCAATCTGCCAGGCTTTCGATTTTGTTCAATGGCAAGCTCAGTGGTTATTTTGCTTGCTCTCGTGGCGTCAGGCAAGGGGATCCTCTTTCGCCTATTCTTTTCGGTATTGCTGAAGATGTTTTAAGCCGTCTCATCAGCAGCTGTGTGGACTCTAGACATCTCGTTCCTATGGGATTCAGTAGGACTGCCCACTTCCCTACGCATCTGTTTTATGCGGATGATATCATTCTTTTCTGCACTGCCACTGTTCGGAATGCACGTAAGATTCAGGATATTTTGACCTATTATGGCTCCATCTTTGGGCAGATTTGCAGCCAGGAAAAGTCGAACATTTATTTTGGCTCCAAAGTCCCCACTGAGAGAAGACGGGCTATTCAGCGTGCCATGGGATTTACTATTGGGAATTTGCCGGTGATCTATTTGGGCGTTCCTATTTTCATAAGACGCCCCCGTGCCTCTTATTTTATGCCCATCTTCGATCGTATTGTGCAGAAATTTGCCAGGTGGAAAGGTCTTCAGCTCTCCATTGCTGGTCGTCTTTGTCTTGTTTGCTCGGTGATCCAGAGTTCGATTGTGCATTCAATGATGGTTTATCGATGGCCTAAATCTCTGCTGCATTCCTTGGATAAGAAGTGCAGGAATTTCGTTTGGACCGGAAACATTGATGAGCGGCCTAAATGCTCGGTCAGTTGGGGGCGTGTGTGTGCGCCTAAGGAGGAGGGAGGGCTTGGAATTAAATCGATTACATTAATGAATCAATCCTTCTTGATGAAGTTGGCTTGGAAGATGATTAAAGGTGTTGATTGGGCTCACAAGATCATGAGGTCTCGTTATCTTACTCCGTTCGGATATGCCAAAGAACAAATTGCTAATTCTTCGATTTGGATTGGTGTCAAGCACGAGATAAACAATTTGGTGGAGGACTCTTATATTTGTGTTAACCGTGGAGATAACACGTATTTTTGGCGGGATGACTGGCTCGGTTACAAACTTGTGGACAGGCTATCTATTCCtcattttatgcatgattatcTCCAGTTTTCGGTGCAGGATTATTACTATGACGGTCTCTGGCACTTTTCTGCTTCTTTTGTCAACAAGTTCCCTGATATTGTGGCGGACATCTTGCTTGTTCCTATGGGAGAGGAACAAGACGCCAGGTTCTGGAAACACTCGCTTAAGGGAGAGGTCTCGGCGGCTCTTGCTTTTTCTAGCAAGTGCCACCATTTTCCCAAAGTGAAATGGGGAAAGTGGATTTGGGAGAACTACATTCCGGTCCGCCGTTCTATATTATGCTGGCGTGTTCTTCATGAGCGACTTCCTACTATGGACATTCTTATTCGGCAAGGTTTGACGGCACCTAATGGCTGTCCTATTTGCTTCTTGGAGGCGGAGTCCATTTCGCATATCATGTGGAGTTGCTCCAAAATTAGGCCTTTGTGGACTGCTTTGCTCTCTTGGTTCGGCAAAGAAGATTTTCTGAATTCGTTGGATATTCATTCGTTTTTGGTTATTGCTTGGAATACTCACTTTAGTACGCAGGTTCTTACGATCTGGAAACCTGCCATTCTCACTCTCATGTGGAAGATTTGGGACGCCAGAAATGCTGTGATTTTCGAGGACCTCCAGTTTAGTAGCCAATCTATTCTTGCTTTTGTTAAAGCCTTCTTGAAAGAATTAGATGTCAATTTCCAGAAGCTTGGTACGATGGATAATACTTGGAGTGATTACTTAATCACTAGAGAGCTTGGGGTAAGAGGTCGGGTTGCACCTCCTCCTCGTATGATTgaggttcattggtggcctcctGTTGATCATTGGGTTAAAGTGAATACGGATGGCTCGGCTGATGGGGCGCCTGGTAACATTGCCGCGGGTGGGGTTTTTCGAGACAATTGGGCTAGTGTTCGTGGTTGTTTTCATATCAAGGGAGGGACTGGCTATGCTTTTGAGGCGGAGCTTCTGGCGGTCATAACCGCTATCAACATTGCTCATGATCGTGGTTGGCATTACTTGTGGGTTGAAGCGGATTCGATGTATGTTGTCCACCTTCTGGAGTCGCGGTCCACGGATGTGCCGTGGCGTTTTATAGCTTCCTGGATAAATGTTCTGAAAATCTTGAATGATTTTCGGCTGATGGTTACTCATATTTACAGGGAGGGTAATCAACCTGCGGATATTATGGCAAATGGCAATAGGCAGGAGGGATGGTGGCCATTTGCCATTGATGAGATCAAGCTTGCGGTTTCGCGTGATATGTCGTCTCATAGTCAT GGAGCAGCTTTGGTCGTTGATGTGCTCTCTCGCTGGTTTTTACCTATGATCTTTGTCTCTGTTTGGAATAGCTTGTGTGAGGATTCTGCGCTTCCTGGGGTTTCTGCTATGCTCGATAGGGTCTTGGCGGCTTTGGTGAACAGGTGGCTTGGAAATCTTTTGGTTCGGGCTTTTGTCCGAGCTCTTGGTAGGCATGTCGCTTGGGAGTGTGTGGGTGATGATGATGACGCCGAGAGTTGGGTTCGGGCGCAGCATGGGATTTGTGGCTGTTCGGATGTGAGCTGGAGTAGTTGGGGTTGGAGTGGCAGTGGAGCCTTTCCGTGTCCGGGTGAGCTCGGCTCGGGGGTGAAGCTGGTCGGACTCTTTTGGATTTCGACTTCCTCTCTTGGAGTCGGGTTTTGGTGGGATTCAGCCGAGGCCGTCATTGATGAGCTGAGTCTCGGAGTTTTATCTCCTCCTTTGTTTTGCTTGCACGATACGCAGGGTTTGTGTCGCTTGTCTTTGGTTCGCACTGTTTGGTTTCCGTGTTTGATTTGTGTCTTTTGTTCGTTGTTTTTTTGTGTTGGGAAGCCGAGCAACTTAgaggtgatggttaggccggaaccTTTGAAGTTGTCTCACCTCCGCTTCCTTTCACATTTGTGCTTcaacgagtactctttttcccctttaAGGATTTTCCCTCGCGGGTTTGCCTTAgaggggttttaa